A single genomic interval of Halobacillus halophilus DSM 2266 harbors:
- a CDS encoding serine hydrolase: MKQVFNTSLAVMLAFILSTSAVWMNPGNTYAATVNVEAKSAILVDADSGKILFEKEADLTLPPASMTKMMTEYLVMEAIQKGSISWDTTTQISQYAYDISANANFSGVGLKMNKDYTVEELYKAMAINSDNATTITLAELIAGTEAEFVKMMNEKAKEMGLPDYEFVNSTGLNNSHLGDNYPEGTAPDATNMLSARSSALLAYHLINDYPESLDISSQPTAEFDGQTITNWNWMIPDMPGALSQFGYDGVDGLKTGYTELAGNTFTGTAEQDGQRFIAVVMKTDSRASRFQQTAKLFDYGFQKFQEQTLYEAGYQLEGESEIEVAKGKEDQVSVETNTDLQTLVKNGEDDQYSIEYNLSEDQLDEDGKLVAPIEKGAKVGSASLVYNGEESYDNLLSENQNSVDLVTTGAVEKSSWFMLMIGGVGEFFSDIFTGAVDMVKSWF, from the coding sequence TTGAAACAAGTTTTTAATACATCCCTGGCCGTCATGTTGGCCTTTATTTTGAGTACGTCCGCAGTCTGGATGAATCCAGGGAATACATACGCGGCTACAGTTAATGTAGAAGCGAAATCTGCTATTCTAGTAGATGCTGATTCTGGTAAGATTTTATTTGAGAAAGAGGCAGATCTTACTCTACCTCCAGCTAGTATGACGAAAATGATGACAGAGTACCTCGTTATGGAAGCGATCCAGAAGGGCAGCATCAGCTGGGATACCACTACACAGATCAGCCAATATGCTTATGATATATCTGCAAATGCTAATTTTTCCGGCGTTGGCTTGAAAATGAATAAAGATTACACAGTAGAAGAACTTTATAAAGCGATGGCCATCAATTCGGATAATGCCACGACCATTACGCTTGCTGAATTGATTGCAGGGACAGAAGCAGAATTTGTGAAAATGATGAATGAAAAGGCTAAGGAAATGGGACTTCCGGATTATGAATTCGTTAATTCCACTGGACTGAATAATTCTCACCTGGGAGATAACTATCCTGAAGGGACAGCCCCTGATGCGACCAATATGCTCTCAGCACGATCCTCTGCACTTCTTGCCTACCACTTAATTAATGATTACCCTGAATCTTTAGATATCTCGAGTCAGCCAACAGCCGAGTTTGATGGCCAGACCATTACAAACTGGAACTGGATGATACCAGACATGCCCGGTGCCCTCTCACAGTTTGGTTACGACGGGGTTGACGGTTTAAAGACTGGTTACACAGAACTTGCAGGTAACACGTTTACAGGGACAGCTGAACAAGATGGTCAGCGCTTTATTGCAGTTGTTATGAAGACTGATTCAAGAGCTTCCCGTTTCCAGCAGACAGCGAAATTATTTGATTATGGTTTCCAGAAATTCCAGGAACAGACGCTGTATGAGGCGGGCTATCAACTGGAAGGTGAATCTGAAATCGAAGTAGCTAAAGGAAAAGAGGATCAGGTATCGGTAGAGACCAATACGGATCTTCAAACGCTGGTTAAAAATGGGGAAGATGACCAATACTCCATAGAATATAATCTTTCAGAAGACCAATTGGATGAGGATGGAAAGCTGGTGGCTCCTATTGAAAAAGGTGCCAAAGTAGGATCGGCTTCTCTTGTTTACAATGGAGAAGAATCCTATGACAATCTATTATCCGAAAACCAGAATTCCGTAGATTTGGTTACGACCGGAGCGGTTGAAAAATCCAGTTGGTTTATGCTTATGATAGGCGGAGTCGGTGAGTTCTTTAGCGATATTTTCACCGGAGCTGTCGATATGGTGAAAAGTTGGTTCTAA